GTTTATCCCAGGGAGCCCAAGCACCGGCGCAGAGCTCAAAAGGGCTCCTCCGAGATCAGAGTTTTGTACCACACCAAGGATATTCGTTTCCTGCTGCATGAACAGATTGTCTGGACTCTGCGTGACTACAAGGTGGGTTTCTCTTTAACATTTTCCGGCCAACTACAACCTTGTATCTAAAATCCACGCCACGTTCTTTGCAGATTTTTGCCAAGAAAAGTAACCGCGATCGTGCCATCAAGGATTTCCGCAACTTGAAGCGTCGCCTGGCCCTCTTTCCCGAAATCAAGCTAGATCACATCGTCAAGGAGCGCTACCCCACCTTCATAGACGCCCTGAAGGATCTGGACGACTGCCTGACTCTGCTCTTCCTGTTCAGCACCTTTCCCTCGCTGCACTTGATTCCCCGAGAGCAGTCCAATCTTTGCCGCCGATTGACTGTTGAGTTCCTGCACTATGTGATCGCTTCTAAATCCCTACGCAAGGTGTTCATCTCCATCAAGGGCTACTACTTCCAGGCAGAGATCAAGGGCCAGAAGGTCACCTGGATCGTCCCACATTACTACCCATTCAAGCCCCAGTCGCGCCAGGAGGTTGACTTCAAGGTGATGTCGATCTTCGTGGAGTTCTACACCATTATGCTGGGCTTCACCAACTTCCGTCTGTTCCACGGCTTGAATCTGGCCTATCCACCACAGTTTCCGACCAACATGCTCCAGGACAACGAAGATACTCTCAAGGACGAGAGCAGTTTCGTGTCCGACCGTATCGCAGCGCTCAACTTTGACCTGTTGCGCACGGACAAGGTGCAGGAAGACGAGGAGGAGTTGGACATCGACATGGAGCTCCTGGAACAGGATGGCGACTCCAAGCGCATCATAAAAATGAAACAGGAGGCCCAGGAAGTGGCCCGCCTGCGTACGCTCTTCAAGGGCCTGAAGTTCTTCATCAACCGCGAGGTGCCCCGTGAGCCTTTGGTCATTCTCATCAAATCCTTCGGTGGCAAGGTGTCCTGGGACTCGTCCATTTTTCCAGGCTCCACTTTTGATGAAAGCGATGAGACCATCACCCATCAAATCGTGGACCGCCCCAGCCTGGCAACGCAATACATCTCGAGGGACTACATCCAGCCCCAGTGGCTATTCGACTGCGTGAACCGACGTCAGTTGCTTCCAACCAACAAGTACTTCATAGGCGAGAAGCTGCCGCCCCATTTGTCGCCATTCGTGGATTCCAAGAGGGACACGTACATCCCGCCCGAGGAGAAGGCCCTGCACGATCCTTCCCTGATCGAAACACATGGTATGTTAGCTCTCCTGGGTATTCCTCAtccatattaatatttgtttccCTCTTCAGAGCAAAGCGACGATGATTCCGAGGAGGAAGCCGCTCCGGAAGAGGAGGAGGCTGTGGACCAGGAGCTGCTCGATGCCCAGCTACAACTGGCCTACCAACAGGAAACCGCCGAGTACAAGAAGTACGGCGGGCCCGATGGCGTCAACGAGGACGAGGAAGATCCCGATGAGGAGGATGAAGAGGAAGAAGACGATGAAGAGGATGAAGAAGAAGAGGAACTGGACGAGCAGGCTAAGCGCTTGCAGGAGGAGAAGCAAAAGATGTCCGTGCAATCGGGCAAGGTGCACAAGGTCAACAAGCGGCAGTTGCACAAGGCCGAGGTGGACGAGCACCGTCTGCAGGCGCGCATGGTGAAGCCCCGCCACCGCAACCTCTTCCGCAAGCTCATCCGCGAGAAGCAGACCAAGGAGAAGGAGGAGTGGCTGCTGCGGAAGAAGCGACGCACCTTCGAGGCCGGCGAGAAGGAGGCGCGCAAGACAGCCAAGCGAGCGGCCCGCAAGgaggcggctgctgctgccgccaaGGCCTCCAAGCTGAGCAAGTGAGCTGGAGGCGGATTAGGGGGTTAAGTGTCTTGTTTTAGggttaaaatcaaataaataatgaaactTAATGAAAGTCTTTTCGGATATTGTTCAGCACTTTTGGAAATTTATTGTATATTTTACATAATTAGAACATTTAGAAGGTCTTCAAATAATTTATAGAGTAGGCTAGGGTATTGCATTTAaaggaaaaattttaaaactatgaGGTTATCTGGAGAAAGTAATTATAGAACATAgttttgtataatttatatttttgaaaaataatcgatttgtagaggATCTTCTATAAAATAATCTACAACTTTAAACTCAGCTGTCAACAGCGATGgaaaagtcgctttcgggtatAAATCAATCAATTAGTTATCATCAACGCTATCAAAATTGTGGCCACTCGATTGAACACGATTATATAATATGGTGGGGACTGTGACTAAAAAATAGCTAGACTCCTCAGCCACAAACTAACTTAAATAAtggttgtttgttgttgtgtaTATCGTATCGAATTAGTTCTACGTAAAATATAAAAGCCCTGACGCTGTCCAAGTCTGTCGTGGTTCCTATTAGTCTACTTGTATATTGGGTCCTAagtcatatatatatttcctttaACAAAATGCCAAGATTCCATCCATTTTATCGCTGTTATTAGATCCTATAATTTCATTCTAGTCGCTATCGCTATCGCCACCGCCCGCGGCACCAtcctcgtcctcctcgtcgtcgcTGTCCTCCAGCTCGGGCATCGGAAACCGCAGGATAGCCGCAATTCCAGTCAGCTGAGCCAGTTCTGTAACGATATTAGAATAGAATTGTTTAGAGAAACTAGTCTGAGAAACTTGAAATACAAGTCAATGGCAAAAGTGCAAGCCCATCGACTGCAACACGGTGCCCCCGGGTTGTGGGCGTTTCTGCTGTCCAATTCCAAGGCTCACCAGTTGTTCTAGGCCATGACTCACCCAGAGAACTCACAGAGTGAACTTCAGAATAGGCACTTAATATTCAGAGCCAGAGATTAATGCAAGAATTCGCTTATCTTTTGTTTACACAAGACTCtggttataattttatataattttcatgATGATTAAAGTACTTGCGGGTCTCATTGAAGAGATAAGAATGGACAATGGTATGGGGGGTTCTATTTCGGGTCCTCTGGCGACCCATTTTCGAGCCGAAAAAACTAAAGTCTTGCCAACCAGACAACCAGAACTGCATCTCGTGAGTCACTTAGATGGGCGGCTATTTAAAGTCTTTAAGTCTTTTACACCCCGAAAATATTCGCAATATGCAAagtgcaattttaattaattaattttaaaaaatgaaagcgAAAGTAGCCAACTATTTGGCAGCCTTTCAATGCACTTTGATGATGTTTTTGGCTCATCTGGGTAATGGACTTTGTAATGCGGGAGACCCCTCCATGAAACACGCATCTGCTGGCATGAGTATACCTCTATGtgtatatgaaaaatattgcagcgatggaattaaaaatagaatttttaacGAGGTCATTTAGACAGGGGAAGGCAGGGGTTCAAATCGAGCATAGAACTGGCCAAAAGGTGGAACAAGTGTGTGGCAAGACTTCTCCACTGGAGATGGTCTATTCTTGTCTTGAAAGGAGCGAACTCTCTTCAAAAATGAGTCATGGTGTGGTTCTATCAAGTTCTAGGTTTCTTTAAATCATCTTGTTTTTAGAAGATCTAATATTTGAATTCAAAGTAGCTCTAGAAGGGCAGCCAATTAACTCTATTAAGAAGTTTCTTTCAATTCCCCAAAGTGAGTCATTTCTAGAGGGATATACTGGGCTGGAGCTCTTCAACTTACGTTCTCCGGAGATGTGCATGCTTGAGAAGATCTTCACCTCGCCGCCAGCATCACGAACCGATTCCACCAGATTCACGTACTCCTTCCTGAGATTAACGTCCTGACATCTGTAAGAGGTAAGTGGGGAAACTCAAAGTATAAATACAAGGCAGCACTACAAATCGATATTAATATGTCCATAAATCATACTCATACGGATATGAATAGGTAATCGTATCAATTGCACATTCGCATTCCACAGCCGGACTCATAGCTCGGGGTACTCAACAGAGGCACGTGACAGGCATAAACCCCACTGAATAAGGTGTCAAGTTTAACTGGAACTAGAGGGTTCACCCTTCACCCATTCcagagaaataaaattatacttaatttcacttttaaataaacttaaacCTAAAGAACTTCAAGTCACTAGAAGCGAGTAATGAAAGTATCTTTAAGTAGACAGTTCAAACACCCCAGACATGGATATTCAGGTAAAAAAAAGCACATTCTTGATGaagaaaaattaagaaaaaaaagcatcaagtgaaagaaaaaattcaatttcaattatcATTTTTATTGACGACAACAAAccgctttttatttgttaagaGAGAGTGAGAGCTGAAGTATATAGGAGCTGAGATCGTGAAGAGTACTCTGTGGATTGTATTGTACAGTGCAGGGTAATTAAATAGGTTTATTTTGATGGAGGTGGGGATAGGTTTGTAGAAGAAcaagatacatatatagttcttcattattaataaatgtattaataaaataaataaaataaaaaataataataaataaaataaaaataataataaaataaaataaatattaataaattttatgaaaattataattatgctCTGTTTAAGATACTagtcaaaatatataaaagatatGGAATTTACAAGGTCTTGATTATTAAAACCATTACCACAGATTTAAGAATCTATATTTTCGACAGAGACATTACCTATGCCTCTTGGAATAAAGCCCTTCCGACCACTGATCTatattttttcccatttattttatttttatggacaAAGTATCTACCAAACATATTATTCGACAAAAATTAGTAAAATTTTAGCCCTGATGATCATAACcacaatattataataatccCTACATAATTGTTAAAGAAACTAGatttatttcatatttattttatttctaagaATTAAAGATGATATTTTCCAGAAAAAATAACATTAACAAGATAATATTACAACTTCTACCCAAAAGTTCTATGTGATTACCCCCAAGAACATATTCAATTAACGCCCACTGTACATACGTTCCACAGCACGTGCAGAGCAAGAAAGAGAAGACTGTCTTCGGAGCGAAGAATTAGTCGAAAAGCGGCTTTCTTGCGGGGCACATCGAGCCATCAAGCTATCGAGAAACtaaaaccaaaaccgaaacaaACCGGAGACTGCCACgcgaaaagaaaaattggTGCTAAGACCCTcgagagaaaagaaaaaggcCTCCATTCCCAGTCCCTTAAAAACCAGAAACCATCAACAAAAAGCTAAAGAAAAGTGCAAATAAAACACGATTTTAAAAGATACTCAGGTGCGTTTGTATCTCAAAGTGAAAGTTTTCAGTTTGCAGTCCCCCCGTAGGACAAAAATTGCTGTCTAATGCAAACAGAATCTCTAAAATCCCTCATCCATATGACGGCTTAGTTTAgggttttgatttttttccccCAACTGTTGAGTCAGCGGAGAGCAATGCAGATACATCGGCAACAGATACAATTTTATCTGCTACCTGTGTGTGCATTTTTTTACTCATCCGTTAACCGCAAGCTGCGAGCCATTGTTGTACCTGCAGCTCTGGATGTTGCTACTGATTTTTGTGgtgatgttgttgctgatgtACATAGCTGCGTGACAATGATTGCACAATGGAATCAATTGTTATAATGGAATTAGCGTGCACGAGGTCCCGTCACGTCTAGCCGAAAAGAGCCATGACTTTTCATGGGTCTGGGCCCAAGTGGTAGGTGGGGTAGGAAAGTGAGTGAAAGATACCAGTAAGTGGCCATTAAAATTGGCAATTTAAACATGGGAAAACACGAACTTGGATAtggtttaattaaaattgcaaaacCTCTTTTTAAAGACAACATTTATAACCTTTAAGACAACGCCTTGAGATTTTGAAACAGCCAACTCATTGATTGCCAACCGAGCcccaaaatcataaaaattccGCTTCAAGATCCTACAACAGTGATTCATAGAGGTAGTATTCAGTTAACTCTCCCATTAAGGGTATCAATATCGCCAAGCCCTTTCACTTCTGGCCATTGGCTTTCACGATCTAGAGTTATGaacgaataaaaatataaacaattgcTTATATGTGCCAGCTGTGACAACAATAGCAACTACAACCGTCTAAAGGGGGCACGTTTTTGAGGCAAAAGACAAGAAAAACTGGTTGGACACACGAGTGGCatgtgaaaaacaaaaatccatAAGCCTGAGAGCATGAGACATGGGGTCTGGGTGGGAAAACCGCGAAGGAAAAGCGCCAAAAGCTTGAAGAACTTGATAAGTGGATCACCACACATGGCGTGGATGGAATCCATTGGGAGACAGAACCCGGAGAGACGTAATACCATAATAATGAAGAACAAGAGTGGCGAGCCATCCATAAACGGAacgattaaattaaatattttttttatatttttattttttgtttctattgCCCTATCTCTCGCCCACAgcgatttttaataattagcACAAGAAACGGTTGGGGGTTCTAATTGTTGGGATATATTGCTCAAAGATATATTCTATATAGTGCACAGCCAGCTTATTTACATCAGTTGCTAATCGAAACCCGTCTGGCGAACAAAAAGCTATATAAAAAGACCCccaaaagcagaaaaaaaaacgcgaATCAAGCTCGAAATGCGACATTGAGGGGCTACGGATATGGATTAAATGGGTGAGGGGCAGACCGAATTCCGGAGAATCTAAAGAAAAAAGAAGGAAAGGCCATTAATAGACCCATAAACTAGTTCGGTTCCAATTATAAAAAATCTCTGAAGATCTGAAGTTATTTATCCAAACATCACTTGACTCTCCACTCCAGTTCCAGAGCTCAAGTGCCGGCCACTTAACACCAACGAGTCCCATTCAATTGAAATAATTCGATCCGCGATGCTCACCAGACAGCCCGACTACACCATCTCGGAGCTGGGTCACCCCGTTCATCAGTGGCCCGACGCCACCACGTGCGAGTCTCTCCGGCAAGTGGACTCCAAGAAGATGCCCGCCTCGCCTCCAGCCTCGCCCCACCGCCTGCTGCCCCTGCGGGAGACACTCGATGACTGCTTCAAGCGCCTGCTAATGAGGAGCCGGGAGGAGGACCTGGCGGAGGACCCAGTATACCAGCAGAAGCACCTGAAGAACCAGTGGAACGAAATGCAGAGAAGGCGGTGAGTCTGTCAGAGAATCCAAATCAAAGCTCTTACTAACTTAGACTCCACCGTTTCTTCCGCATCCACAGCAATAAAAAATGTCGCGATAATGGCGAGTCGAGAGCCACAAGACCCACAACGACGATAACGCTGGCCACTTGCGATCTGAACAATTTTTGATACCACAACCAGAGAGAGGGGGGGGACTTCTAGTGGGGGTAAGATACCTAAGCGGACTGATTAAATGtgctaaaataaaataccttTTGCCTAGTACCATAAGTACACTAAATTCTAAGTAAAGAGAACCCAGAacacttaattttaattttattgccCTGCCACGCAGTTAGCATACGAAAAGATTTCTAAATGGAATTTCTACGGCTCATTAAAACGTAAACAAAGGAGAGCTGTACTGGAAAGAGACCAGAACCGAACCGAACAGACGGGCATCCAAAAATGGTGCGGAGACATTGGGGCAACCTTGATCGTGAGCACGTCGCCATGGGGCCAACAGATTAATGTCCAAACGTGCTTTCTTTAAATGGCTAAATGCGTAAAATTGTCAAGAGCTTGGAGCTCGGAGCGGAAGAATAAGAGATCATCTAAGGCTAATGGAGTCCAAGGGGGATACACATCTTGGCGCTCCTCTAGAGTCATTCAGAAGTAGAGGATCATAAGCATTTAACTTTCTATATTGTAATGAaactcataaaaaataaatattaataatgaaACACATTGTTCTTGAATAGTTTACGAAGTTATTCGATAGTTAAGCGATGAATCCTTAATGATTTATGGTATAATGgtctaccaatctgcattaaaacatCTAAATTAACCTTTTTTTGAATCTTTTATCAATTTCTAGATCCTCTACCGAATCTATTctcaaatataatataatataatatatgacAGTGTACTACCTATCTTTAAAAGATCTTTAGATGCCTCCAAATCCCTATTATTGGCCTATAAGTATCAATACAATCTTTTTATCTACATTTTCAATAGATTTTCTTAAACGAAGGcctataaatttaaaaaacaagctttcataaatttaataacCCCATTTCCGTACTCCAAAAGTACCTCCACTCTCTCATCTTCAAAGAAAGCAAGTGATAAAGTGTCCTCCATGAGACACCTACCAGAGACACTCTCACGTAACTTACTCAAGTTGAAGGCTACTCAAAAGTAACTACGATCATGCTCTTGATCTTTGTGGTTGATTAAGCTTGACGGGTGCTCACCCGACTGGAACTCACCTAAAGAGGTTGTCCGAGATGAGCAGCGTTTCGATGGCTTGCGATTCGGAGGCGCGGAGGACGTGTTTCTTGCCGTAGAAAGCTTTGGCGGGCTCGCACTGAAGCATCATGTAGAACGTTTCCAGAGCCTTGACCTCACCGGCGGCCTTTGTGTCCGACATTTTGGATACCACAGCCGGATCTTGGAGGACCTCTGCAAAACCAAAGCAAGAGATTAGTATATAAATAGAAAGGATTAAATGGTAGCTCACCCTTCAGCGAGTGCTTGAATCCTGAGGAGGCGTGGACTAGCATAAACTTGCTCTTGTTGTCCAGAAGGAGCTTGTAATCCATCTTGACAGCCTGCTGGAACATATAGTCGTAGAACTGGTCCCTCACGAATCCCGGAGAAGCTATGAGCACGCACTTCACCACATCGAAGTTGACGTGCCGCAGAATACTCTGCATCACTTGCTCGTAGAACTTGGCCAGACCCTTTTCGTGCTGCTGGACACTGCCCTTTCGTTTGCGCGGTATGGAGACCTCAATCTTGCTACGCACTAGAGTCATGCTTGCCGTGATGAGGCAGACATGGGCCAATCCCTCCTGCATCACCACAGCAGCCACGTCGGCAGAGTGGGTGGGATCGCATGCCATTTCGATACGCTCAAGAGCGATGGTGTCCCATTCCGGCTTGCGCAGCTCAAACTTACGGTTCAACTCGAGGTCCAGCGTGTGGTAGGCCCCCATCTTGACGTACTGGTTCTCCTCTATGTTGCGGCCCTTCAGCCGGAGCACACATGCTTGGGTATCGAAGTCGATGCTCTCCACGGCGATGGTTAGGGTGGTTCGCACACGATTGCTGGTGGAGGAGCCGGTGGCCGTCTCGTTCTGCACCTTGCGAATGGTGGTACTGCGCACGCTGTCGCCTTCAGAGATCAGATTATAAGCATGCCACATGTCCTCCGACTCCTCTGGCATCAGGGTCACATTGCTGCAATAGACAAAGGAGGTTGAATTGGAGGGTCATTGCCTTTGTTATTCACTCACCCCTGCATGCCCTTGTCCACGTATTTGCCCAGCAGCTTCATCCCGTCGAGTTGCTGGTCAGGATTTGgtttttgatttgattgcTACCGAATCGAGTGCTTCGATTGCCGCTTGTCACTTACGCCCAGCCAGAGATTGCCTTCTTAAGCTGGGGCTGCGATGCATCGTTGTCATTGGGGGTTACGGGTCGGACAGTTTCCAAATTTGTGGAATCGTGCAATTGTGCGGCAGACAAGTGGCATTCACACGGATGGCAGTGGTAGGCACCTGGTGGTTTTCAAGCCAAAATTTGGATTACTGCTTCggaaaaatgaatgaaaagttACTAAAGGTAAATTAAATATGggattaaataatttatacttaataaataaactattacCACCCTTTAATATACCTTGGCAGCCTAAATACAATTATTTTCCTTCATCGGCTGCGATTTCCAACCAACACTATCGGCTGGAACAGCTGATCGTCGGCACATtcggtattttttttagtatttccGGTGCCTATGAAATAGCCCCATAATAAAAACATGTGccattgaattaaattttaatttgaaaaatacaGATTTATTTGACTTTGTACTTATTCACTTATGCTATAATCTTAGACTAGCAGTCTCTCAATCTCCTGCTGGATCGAGGTGATCTGAGACTTGAGCTGGCTGCCCTCGTTGGTGGTCACCGAGCAGGCGACAATTGGACGCGAGACTCCACAGGCGCGTCCCAGAGCCTGCTTGGAGCGCACAAACACATAGGGCACGTTCTTGTCCTCGCATAGCAGCGGGAGGTGGAGAAGGATCTCAATGGGCTCGGTGTCGCCGGCCAGGACAACGATGTCGGCCAAACCACGATTCAGAGTCTTGGTGGCCTCGTTGGCGCCCTTGCGCAGCTGGTTGTAGTTTAGGGCCTGCTGCAGCAAGTTCATGATTTTGGCCGTCAGTTGGGCATCGGCCAGCGGGAATGCCTTGGGGTTCACTTCTTCGGTCTGCAAAGGAAATATACTTTGAGTTTTCCACTTGACACGGCTTTGGATGCGGTAACTTACCATTTTGAAGTTAGTTTCTTTGGAGTTTCAAtaggaatttaattaaatgcaacCTCTCGGCTTGTTGCTTCACTGAGGGCAATGGAGGCTGAATCGCAATTAATTGTAAACGTTTTCAAAACACGTGCGTCTGGGCTGCAAGACCGTTCGTCTCGAAAATCCCAAAATACCATCCCTTGATGGTCATACTAACGGCTATTGAGAAATActgtttttaaaaacttatttcattaatggtattttttaaaaactattattttaatattctaaCATGCAAGAaggtaatataaatttaactttataaattaaaacaaaacatatggacaataaaatacagaaaatGATGTATACAGATAAAGGATTATCAAGAGGATTAAAGGGGCCATGGAggggaaaacaaaaattctaaaaaatattttgtctcaggattttaatgcagaatggtggcaaatcgatccagaaatcgattaaggtactccgcttgagaatcggataagaattggagaagatatagccatccctgtggaccctata
This region of Drosophila bipectinata strain 14024-0381.07 chromosome 2L, DbipHiC1v2, whole genome shotgun sequence genomic DNA includes:
- the LOC108131308 gene encoding pescadillo homolog gives rise to the protein MRRPKKYESGEATQYISRRAALRKLQLSLNDFRRLCILKGVYPREPKHRRRAQKGSSEIRVLYHTKDIRFLLHEQIVWTLRDYKIFAKKSNRDRAIKDFRNLKRRLALFPEIKLDHIVKERYPTFIDALKDLDDCLTLLFLFSTFPSLHLIPREQSNLCRRLTVEFLHYVIASKSLRKVFISIKGYYFQAEIKGQKVTWIVPHYYPFKPQSRQEVDFKVMSIFVEFYTIMLGFTNFRLFHGLNLAYPPQFPTNMLQDNEDTLKDESSFVSDRIAALNFDLLRTDKVQEDEEELDIDMELLEQDGDSKRIIKMKQEAQEVARLRTLFKGLKFFINREVPREPLVILIKSFGGKVSWDSSIFPGSTFDESDETITHQIVDRPSLATQYISRDYIQPQWLFDCVNRRQLLPTNKYFIGEKLPPHLSPFVDSKRDTYIPPEEKALHDPSLIETHEQSDDDSEEEAAPEEEEAVDQELLDAQLQLAYQQETAEYKKYGGPDGVNEDEEDPDEEDEEEEDDEEDEEEEELDEQAKRLQEEKQKMSVQSGKVHKVNKRQLHKAEVDEHRLQARMVKPRHRNLFRKLIREKQTKEKEEWLLRKKRRTFEAGEKEARKTAKRAARKEAAAAAAKASKLSK
- the pelo gene encoding protein pelota, with translation MKLLGKYVDKGMQGNVTLMPEESEDMWHAYNLISEGDSVRSTTIRKVQNETATGSSTSNRVRTTLTIAVESIDFDTQACVLRLKGRNIEENQYVKMGAYHTLDLELNRKFELRKPEWDTIALERIEMACDPTHSADVAAVVMQEGLAHVCLITASMTLVRSKIEVSIPRKRKGSVQQHEKGLAKFYEQVMQSILRHVNFDVVKCVLIASPGFVRDQFYDYMFQQAVKMDYKLLLDNKSKFMLVHASSGFKHSLKEVLQDPAVVSKMSDTKAAGEVKALETFYMMLQCEPAKAFYGKKHVLRASESQAIETLLISDNLFRCQDVNLRKEYVNLVESVRDAGGEVKIFSSMHISGEQLAQLTGIAAILRFPMPELEDSDDEEDEDGAAGGGDSDSD
- the LOC108131311 gene encoding uncharacterized protein — encoded protein: MLTRQPDYTISELGHPVHQWPDATTCESLRQVDSKKMPASPPASPHRLLPLRETLDDCFKRLLMRSREEDLAEDPVYQQKHLKNQWNEMQRRRNKKCRDNGESRATRPTTTITLATCDLNNF
- the hoip gene encoding NHP2-like protein 1 homolog: MTEEVNPKAFPLADAQLTAKIMNLLQQALNYNQLRKGANEATKTLNRGLADIVVLAGDTEPIEILLHLPLLCEDKNVPYVFVRSKQALGRACGVSRPIVACSVTTNEGSQLKSQITSIQQEIERLLV